From the Phaeodactylum tricornutum CCAP 1055/1 chromosome 24, whole genome shotgun sequence genome, one window contains:
- the CK1 gene encoding predicted protein, which produces MELRVGKKYRLGRKIGSGSFGDIYLGTNMTTGEEVAIKLESVKTKHPQLLYESKIYRILHGGLGIPNVRWYGIEGDYNVMVLDLLGPSLEDLFNYCGRRFQLKTVLMLADQLLSRLEYVHTKSFIHRDVKPDNFLIGLGKRQSVIHIIDFGLAKKYRDPRSHQHIPYRENKNLTGTARYASINTHIGIEQSRRDDLESLGYVLMYFIRGSLPWQGLKANTKKQKYERIMDRKMSTSTEQLCKGYATEFRSYFEYCRSLRFEDRPDYAYLKRLFKELFYRKGFQYDNMFDWTVLNLQQELSVAKQNFRQRL; this is translated from the exons ATGGAACTGCGGGTGGGTAAAAAGTACCGTCTCGGTCGGAAGATCGGTTCCGGTTCCTTTGGAGATATTTATCTCGGAACGAACATGACTACGGGTGAAGAAGTTGCCATCAAGCTCGAATCGGTCAAAACCAAACATCCGCAGTTACTCTACGAAAGCAAGATTTATCGCATTCTGCACGGCGGCT TGGGAATCCCGAACGTTCGATGGTACGGTATCGAAGGCGATTACAACGTCATGGTGTTGGACCTGCTGGGTCCATCACTGGAAGACTTGTTCAACTATTGCGGTCGTCGTTTCCAACTCAAGACTGTCCTCATGCTGGCTGATCAACTGTTGTCGCGGCTCGAATACGTGCACACCAAGTCTTTTATTCATCGGGACGTCAAACCGGACAATTTCTTGATTGGTCTCGGCAAGCGACAGTCGGTCATTCACATTATCGATTTTGGTTTAGCCAAAAAGTACCGAGACCCACGTTCGCATCAACACATTCCCTACCGTGAAAACAAGAACTTGACAGGAACGGCCCGATATGCCTCGATCAATACGCACATTGGGATCGAACAGTCGCGACGGGACGATCTCGAGTCGCTCGGTTACGTTCTCATGTACTTTATTCGCGGCTCCCTCCCTTGGCAAGGACTCAAGGCAAATACCAAGAAACAGAAGTACGAGCGCATCATGGATCGCAAAATGAGTACCAGTACAGAGCAACTGTGCAAGGGATACGCCACAGAATTTCGTTCGTATTTCGAGTACTGTCGGTCGTTGAGATTCGAAGATCGACCGGATTACGCCTACCTCAAACGTCTATTCAAGGAGCTGTTTTATCGCAAAGGATTTCAATACGACAACATGTTTGACTGGACGGTTTTGAATCTGCAGCAAGAGC TC AGTGTTGCGAAGCAAAATTTTCGTCAACGATTGTAG
- a CDS encoding predicted protein yields the protein MGETQLIKRSNRRSFFKVGGLHLGMHGLLGFSSLSLTILAYYSYPSEYPIWIGLSQVANLVTVTHARNLLSQVPASTQIFPGIVAPHREAFQRTISGMQYLVTRVTCLAFRDHSMDIGFRSTLALLLWRAWPLIPSYQAEWLNGNTWIFVIPMALGVAGDLIQFWNGDVFSSRQILSIQLHGLLMAFGFTLGFRNYLPMPLVYMGAAFGVWKILREGIMTFENASRERLASRMELYALPE from the exons ATGGGGGAAACCCAGCTGATTAAAAGATCCAACAGACGATCTTTTTTCAAAGTTGGTGGACTGCATCTTGGCATGCACGGGTTGCTAGGTTTTTCTTCATTATCTCTGACCATCCTCGCATACTACAGCTATCCAAGCGAATACCCAATATGGATTGGATTGTCGCAAGTTGCAAATCTAGTAACGGTTACCCATGCCCGAAATCTTCTCTCTCAAGTGCCGGCATCCACACAAATTTTTCCTGGTATAGTTGCCCCGCACAGGGAAGCATTCCAACGGACAATCAGCGGAATGCAATACCTCGTCACACGTGTCACATGTCTGGCCTTTCGGGACCATTCCATGGATATTGGATTCCGTAGTACCTTGGCACTCTTACTGTGGCGTGCTTGGCCTTTAATTCCTTCGTACCAAGCTGAGTGGCTCAATGGCAATACGTGGATTTTTGTTATTCCAATGGCCCTCGGTGTCGCAGGAGATTTGATCCAGTTCTGGAACGGTGACGTCTTTTCGTCGCGGCAAATTCTGTCAATTCAATTGCATGGGTTGCTTATGGCCTTTGGCTTCACACTGGGTTTTCGAAACTATTTACCCATGCCACTTG TTTATATGGGAGCTGCGTTCGGTGTGTGGAAGATCCTGCGTGAGGGAATAATGACCTTTGAAAACGCGTCGCGCGAACGGCTCGCATCCCGGATGGAACTGTATGCACTCCCGGAGTAA
- the Lhcf7 gene encoding protein fucoxanthin chlorophyll a/c protein (Protein sequence identical to 29266 on Chr15), whose translation MMKLALLASIAAGAAAFAPSQGQSARASVATNMAFENEAGVTAPLGFYDPLGLVSDGDEAKFKRLRFVELKHGRISMLAVVGYIATATGNRLPGTIDFAGTKFSDIPAGFGSLANIPAAGLCQILFFIGLLETSFMRDWVGGESVGDFRNKYIDFGWDSFSDEEKARQYNVELNQGRAAQMGILALMVHEQLGNVDDILPFKLI comes from the coding sequence ATGATGAAGCTTGCTCTCCTAGCCTCTATTGCTGCTGGCGCCGCCGCATTTGCTCCGTCTCAGGGTCAGTCTGCCCGCGCTTCGGTTGCCACGAACATGGCCTTCGAAAACGAAGCCGGTGTCACCGCTCCTCTGGGTTTTTACGATCCCCTCGGATTGGTTTCGGACGGCGACGAGGCTAAGTTCAAGCGTCTCCGTTTTGTAGAACTCAAGCACGGACGCATTTCAATGCTTGCTGTTGTAGGGTACATTGCCACCGCGACCGGAAACCGTCTGCCGGGAACCATTGATTTCGCTGGTACCAAGTTCTCCGACATTCCGGCCGGATTCGGTTCTTTGGCCAACATCCCCGCCGCTGGCCTCTGCCAGATTCTCTTCTTCATTGGACTTTTGGAGACTTCCTTCATGCGTGACTGGGTTGGTGGAGAGTCGGTGGGTGACTTCCGCAACAAGTACATCGACTTTGGCTGGGACTCCTTCTCGGATGAAGAAAAGGCACGTCAGTACAATGTTGAGCTTAATCAGGGCCGTGCTGCACAGATGGGAATTCTTGCCCTCATGGTGCATGAGCAACTCGGCAACGTGGACGATATCTTACCGTTCAAGCTTATCTAA
- a CDS encoding predicted protein produces MKSLLIMVAFVQACRCLALVSVDVSNRQYSTRPVSPLQLQMANSDGDQNSNQYTFWTSRGTNVTITDDLTPPLVKFRKESLLFDESSASKYNNDALRLWRGLKSRLPQVLTGARQVDTADDNPLAGIYNMIFVRLPTVAAGFVYGKNLYQGHPLIVDVGNGPWEVNPLFVLATLYVILR; encoded by the coding sequence ATGAAGTCGCTTCTGATAATGGTCGCTTTTGTTCAAGCCTGTCGTTGTCTTGCCTTGGTCAGCGTTGATGTTTCCAACCGGCAATATAGCACTCGGCCAGTCTCGCCGCTCCAATTGCAAATGGCTAACAGCGACGGCGATCAGAACAGCAATCAGTACACCTTTTGGACTTCCCGTGGAACGAATGTGACCATTACCGATGATCTCACACCCCCGTTGGTAAAATTCCGCAAGGAGTCGTTGCTCTTTGACGAGTCGTCCGCTAGTAAGTACAACAACGACGCTCTCCGCCTGTGGCGCGGCCTGAAGTCCCGCCTACCACAAGTGCTGACGGGAGCACGACAAGTGGACACCGCCGACGATAATCCTCTGGCTGGAATTTACAACATGATATTTGTGCGACTACCGACCGTTGCGGCAGGATTCGTTTACGGCAAGAATCTGTACCAAGGTCATCCACTCATTGTGGACGTCGGCAATGGTCCGTGGGAGGTGAATCCGTTGTTCGTTTTAGCGACTCTGTACGTCATTTTGAGGTGA